A window of Helicobacter ganmani contains these coding sequences:
- a CDS encoding MATE family efflux transporter, protein MSNIFTKHPLYLLVRCALPHCISGVFLSLCYIIDGIFVGKFLGSEDLAVMGLIMPFVIISFALTDMIAIGSSVLISLSLGKGKSKEASILFSTSLVVTFVFSCFMAMCAFFLAPFLIDLLDISNLSKVKAKDFVSIFIYFTPLIAFHFALDNYLRICAKNMYSMFINILMALCNIFLDYLFIVVLGWGLFSSALALCISLALTTILGFLPFIFGNVELKFSRILFKLKTFLNIFYNGSSVFLGNISGSILTIVANFLLLKLAGESGVATFSIILYIDTFIIAFIMSLCEGMQPALSYNYAKKDKARLKSLILSILSTAFLLCFGVFIAIMLWSESLIELFTEKTNQDFIIFSAFALNLYALNYCITWFNVCVSSFLTAFNKASYSLLITLVQGCFAPLCSLFVLTYFFGLNGIWCAAFVGDLLCIVLSFVLLKRILKF, encoded by the coding sequence ATGTCCAATATTTTTACAAAACACCCTTTGTATTTGCTCGTGCGTTGTGCATTGCCTCATTGCATAAGTGGCGTGTTTCTTTCTTTATGTTACATTATTGATGGTATCTTTGTAGGCAAGTTTTTAGGCAGCGAAGATTTAGCAGTTATGGGGCTTATTATGCCCTTTGTCATCATTAGCTTTGCACTTACAGATATGATTGCCATTGGCTCCTCTGTGCTCATTAGCCTTTCTTTGGGCAAAGGGAAGTCAAAAGAGGCTTCCATTCTGTTTAGCACTTCTTTAGTTGTTACCTTTGTTTTCTCTTGTTTTATGGCAATGTGTGCCTTTTTCCTTGCACCTTTTTTAATAGATTTGCTAGATATTAGCAACCTATCAAAAGTAAAGGCAAAAGATTTTGTGAGTATTTTTATCTATTTTACACCGCTTATTGCGTTTCATTTCGCCTTGGATAATTATTTGCGAATTTGCGCCAAAAATATGTATAGTATGTTTATCAACATTCTTATGGCGCTTTGCAATATCTTTTTGGATTATTTGTTTATCGTAGTGCTTGGCTGGGGGTTGTTTTCATCAGCACTTGCTCTTTGTATAAGTTTGGCTTTGACTACAATTTTGGGATTTTTGCCTTTTATTTTTGGTAATGTGGAGCTAAAATTTAGCAGGATTCTTTTTAAGCTAAAAACCTTTTTAAACATTTTTTACAATGGAAGTTCTGTATTTTTGGGCAATATTTCAGGCTCAATCCTAACGATTGTCGCAAATTTTTTATTGCTTAAACTCGCTGGAGAAAGTGGTGTAGCGACATTTTCTATTATACTTTATATTGATACTTTCATTATCGCTTTTATTATGAGCCTATGCGAGGGTATGCAACCCGCACTAAGCTACAATTACGCTAAAAAGGACAAAGCAAGATTAAAATCTCTTATCCTCTCTATCCTTAGCACCGCTTTTTTGCTTTGTTTTGGTGTTTTTATAGCTATTATGCTATGGAGTGAAAGCCTCATTGAGCTTTTCACAGAAAAAACCAATCAAGATTTTATCATCTTTAGTGCTTTTGCGTTGAACCTATATGCGCTCAATTATTGTATCACTTGGTTTAATGTATGCGTAAGCTCTTTTCTCACCGCTTTTAACAAAGCCTCTTATTCTCTCTTAATTACTTTGGTGCAAGGTTGTTTTGCACCACTTTGTAGCCTTTTTGTCTTAACTTACTTTTTTGGGCTTAATGGCATTTGGTGCGCTGCATTTGTAGGCGATTTGCTTTGTATTGT